In the genome of Deinococcus yavapaiensis KR-236, one region contains:
- a CDS encoding [LysW]-lysine hydrolase, whose product MTSSDALALLKGAVSLPSVSGEEGAVAAFLVEWMRAHGFDAHVDEAGNAVGERGEGPVTVVLLGHIDTVPGDIAVREEDGALYGRGSVDAKGSFCAFVAAVANLEGDSLKGARFVCVGATEEEAPSSKGARHAVTRYRPDFVLIGEPSGESGLTLGYKGRLVVKAAVEKDNFHSAGDGTSAADDLAEFWFRVRAWAREHSGQGPFHAIQATLQRFAGDTDGLTQSAHATVGLRLPLAWPPRAAEAALRALIVDLPVTLVFTGHEEAVRHDKDNALTRALRLAMRAEGLTPTFKVKTGTSDMNVVAPLWKVPTVAYGPGDSSLDHTPNEHVPLDEYLRCVRVLTTALTRIASLQGR is encoded by the coding sequence ATGACGTCGAGCGACGCTTTGGCCCTCTTGAAGGGCGCCGTGAGCCTTCCGAGCGTGAGCGGCGAGGAAGGCGCGGTGGCCGCCTTCCTCGTGGAGTGGATGCGCGCGCACGGATTCGACGCGCACGTCGACGAGGCTGGCAACGCGGTCGGGGAGCGCGGCGAGGGACCCGTCACGGTCGTGCTGCTCGGACACATCGATACGGTTCCCGGCGACATCGCCGTGCGCGAGGAAGACGGCGCGCTCTACGGTCGGGGCAGCGTCGACGCGAAGGGCAGTTTCTGCGCGTTCGTCGCGGCCGTCGCGAACTTGGAGGGCGACTCGCTGAAAGGCGCGCGGTTCGTGTGCGTCGGCGCGACGGAGGAGGAAGCGCCGAGCAGCAAGGGCGCTCGGCACGCCGTCACGCGCTATCGACCGGACTTCGTCCTGATCGGCGAGCCGAGCGGCGAAAGCGGCCTCACCCTCGGCTACAAGGGGCGTCTCGTCGTGAAGGCCGCCGTGGAGAAGGACAACTTCCACAGCGCGGGCGACGGGACGAGCGCGGCCGACGACCTCGCCGAGTTCTGGTTTCGGGTGCGCGCGTGGGCACGCGAGCATTCCGGTCAAGGTCCCTTCCACGCGATTCAAGCGACGCTGCAACGCTTCGCAGGCGACACGGACGGCCTCACTCAGTCGGCGCACGCCACCGTCGGCCTGCGCCTCCCGCTCGCTTGGCCTCCGCGGGCGGCCGAAGCGGCCCTGCGAGCCCTCATCGTGGATTTGCCCGTCACCCTCGTCTTCACCGGGCACGAGGAGGCCGTGCGGCATGACAAGGACAACGCTCTCACGCGCGCCTTGCGCCTCGCCATGCGCGCCGAGGGCCTCACGCCGACGTTCAAGGTGAAGACGGGCACGAGCGACATGAACGTGGTCGCGCCGCTTTGGAAGGTGCCGACCGTGGCGTACGGGCCGGGCGACTCTTCGCTCGACCACACGCCCAACGAGCACGTGCCGCTCGACGAGTACCTACGCTGCGTCCGCGTCCTCACGACGGCGCTCACGCGGATCGCATCACTTCAGGGGCGCTGA
- a CDS encoding SLC13 family permease, whose product MTLVLALLVITVVLFATEFFPVDVTALLLLTALLLLGLLTPKEAFASFGNDTIITLAGLFVLTRSLLRTGVIELVGNFLSRLSKNASATVRFMLTGVAFVSAFTSNTATTAVFLPVMLGLARRLNVNPGKVLMPLAHASILGGTITVIGTSTNLVVSGLLPRYDLKPLGFFELAWVGLPITVIGLAYLFFVAPRLLPARADDLEGSQVRRYLADVLLEDASPLVGTTLRESGLGRDYGLNVVAVGRDGQTIPAPNADFRIEAGDKLVVEGQTDRLLAAKTSLGVQLKAERKRFERLEGDDEQGHVRLVEVVVMPRSPLLGRTLREAKFRERYGLSVLGLHRRARHEERLSRTRFQVGDVLLVQGTNERLRSIGDHLTVLADVSEHQRDTSKAPISILAFLGALVLGATGLVPLAVAVVAAVTLLLVTRVITPEDGYGAVEWTVLVLIACMLAFGAAFEQSGAASAVAKWLAATLEPIGPRGLLAGFFVLTVLLTQPLSNQAAALVMLPVALGVAGELELNARPFVVAITIAASNSFVSPLEPASLLVFGPGRYTFLDFVKVGAGLTVISFVLAMIVIPMVWPF is encoded by the coding sequence GTGACGCTCGTCCTCGCGCTTCTCGTCATCACCGTCGTCCTGTTCGCCACCGAATTCTTCCCGGTCGACGTCACCGCCCTGCTGTTGCTCACGGCCCTGCTGCTGCTGGGGCTTTTGACGCCGAAGGAGGCGTTCGCGAGCTTCGGCAACGACACGATCATCACGCTCGCGGGCCTGTTCGTCCTCACGCGGTCCTTGCTGCGCACGGGCGTCATCGAGCTCGTCGGCAACTTTTTGTCGCGCTTGTCGAAGAACGCGTCGGCGACCGTTCGCTTCATGCTGACGGGCGTCGCGTTCGTCAGCGCGTTCACGTCGAACACCGCCACGACCGCCGTGTTTTTGCCTGTCATGCTCGGTCTCGCGCGGCGCTTGAACGTCAATCCCGGCAAGGTCCTCATGCCGCTCGCGCACGCCTCCATCCTCGGAGGCACCATCACCGTCATCGGCACGAGCACCAATCTCGTCGTGTCGGGCCTCCTGCCGCGCTACGACCTCAAGCCCTTGGGCTTCTTCGAGCTCGCCTGGGTCGGGTTGCCCATCACGGTGATCGGCTTGGCGTACCTCTTCTTCGTCGCGCCGCGCCTCCTTCCCGCTCGCGCCGACGACTTGGAAGGCAGTCAAGTTCGCCGCTACCTCGCCGACGTCCTCTTGGAGGACGCCTCGCCGCTCGTCGGCACAACCCTGCGAGAATCCGGGTTGGGGCGTGATTACGGACTCAACGTCGTCGCGGTGGGCCGTGACGGGCAAACCATTCCCGCTCCGAACGCCGACTTCCGAATCGAAGCGGGCGACAAGCTCGTCGTGGAAGGCCAAACCGACCGACTGCTCGCCGCCAAGACCTCGCTCGGCGTGCAGCTCAAAGCGGAGCGCAAGCGTTTCGAACGCCTCGAAGGTGACGACGAGCAAGGCCACGTGCGCCTCGTCGAAGTCGTCGTCATGCCTCGTTCTCCCCTGCTCGGTCGAACGCTGCGGGAAGCGAAGTTCCGCGAGCGGTACGGCCTGAGCGTCCTCGGTTTGCATCGCCGCGCTCGGCACGAGGAGCGCTTGTCGCGCACCCGCTTTCAAGTCGGCGACGTCTTGCTGGTGCAAGGAACGAACGAGCGGCTGCGGAGCATCGGCGATCACCTCACCGTCCTCGCCGACGTCAGCGAGCATCAACGTGACACGAGCAAGGCGCCCATCTCGATTCTCGCGTTTCTCGGCGCCCTCGTCCTCGGAGCGACGGGCCTCGTGCCGCTCGCCGTCGCCGTCGTCGCCGCCGTCACCTTGCTGCTCGTCACGCGCGTCATCACGCCCGAGGACGGCTACGGCGCCGTCGAGTGGACGGTCCTCGTCCTCATCGCGTGCATGCTCGCCTTCGGCGCGGCCTTCGAGCAAAGCGGCGCCGCGAGCGCCGTCGCGAAGTGGCTGGCCGCGACCCTCGAGCCCATCGGGCCGCGCGGTCTGCTCGCCGGGTTCTTCGTCCTCACCGTCTTGCTGACGCAACCGCTGAGCAACCAAGCCGCCGCGCTCGTCATGCTGCCCGTGGCGCTCGGCGTCGCCGGAGAACTCGAGCTCAATGCGCGCCCGTTCGTCGTGGCCATCACCATCGCCGCGAGCAACTCCTTCGTCTCGCCGCTGGAACCCGCGTCGCTGCTCGTCTTCGGTCCGGGACGCTACACGTTCCTCGACTTCGTCAAGGTCGGCGCGGGCCTCACCGTCATCTCCTTCGTCCTCGCGATGATCGTCATCCCGATGGTCTGGCCGTTTTGA
- a CDS encoding cytochrome P450, protein MTVVQQGMAAPAVPELAFDLNDSAFIRDPYPVLARLREETPIFHEPRWNKVFFARYDDISAILRDRRFGRSITHVLSRDELGWPPPDPRQADFDHFQDNHLLDAEPPKHTRLRGLVAKAFTPRRVEALRGRVTAIVERQLRDLAGVGTFDLVTRYAEELPVTVIAELLGFPHDLRHKLRPWSADIVKLYELGYSPDDQKRANDAVLEFSAALKDLVAYRKTHPGDDLVTALAEVEEAGDKLTTDELVGTCILLLNAGHEASVNGTTAGVRNLLLGRSAWRQLADDAHANPARPSAIFESATEELLRYDTPLPMFERWVLEDVEVGGVTLRRGQEVALLYASGNRDARKFTNPDTLDLTRSEGPHLTFGLGVHYCLGAPLARLEMSVALHALARAFPELRLADEEAPPAYGKGFVIRGLTRLDVVES, encoded by the coding sequence GTGACGGTGGTACAACAAGGCATGGCCGCGCCCGCCGTTCCCGAACTCGCGTTCGACCTCAACGATTCCGCGTTCATCCGCGATCCCTACCCGGTCCTCGCGCGCCTGCGCGAAGAGACGCCGATCTTCCACGAGCCGCGCTGGAACAAAGTCTTCTTCGCGCGCTACGACGACATCTCCGCCATCTTGCGCGACCGACGATTCGGACGCAGCATCACGCACGTCTTGTCGCGCGACGAACTGGGGTGGCCGCCGCCCGATCCGCGTCAAGCCGACTTCGACCACTTTCAAGACAACCACCTCCTGGACGCCGAACCGCCCAAGCACACCCGCCTGCGCGGCCTCGTCGCGAAGGCCTTCACGCCGAGGCGCGTCGAGGCGTTGAGAGGGCGCGTCACGGCCATCGTCGAGCGGCAACTGCGCGATCTGGCGGGCGTGGGCACCTTCGACCTCGTCACGCGGTACGCCGAGGAACTTCCCGTCACCGTCATCGCCGAACTTCTCGGCTTTCCGCACGACCTGCGCCACAAGTTGCGTCCGTGGAGCGCCGACATCGTCAAGCTCTACGAACTCGGGTACTCGCCAGACGACCAGAAGCGCGCCAACGACGCCGTCCTCGAGTTCAGCGCCGCCCTGAAAGACCTCGTCGCGTACCGCAAGACCCACCCCGGCGACGACCTCGTCACCGCCCTCGCCGAAGTCGAAGAGGCGGGCGACAAGCTCACCACCGACGAACTCGTCGGCACGTGCATCCTGCTGCTCAACGCCGGTCACGAAGCGTCCGTCAACGGCACCACGGCGGGCGTGCGAAACCTCTTGCTGGGCCGCTCGGCGTGGCGGCAACTCGCCGACGACGCCCACGCGAATCCGGCGCGTCCCAGCGCGATCTTCGAAAGCGCGACCGAGGAACTTCTACGCTACGACACGCCCTTGCCGATGTTCGAACGCTGGGTGCTCGAGGACGTCGAAGTCGGCGGCGTGACGCTTCGGCGCGGGCAGGAAGTCGCGTTGCTGTACGCCTCCGGCAACCGCGACGCACGCAAGTTCACGAATCCCGACACCCTCGACCTCACGCGAAGCGAAGGGCCGCACCTCACCTTCGGGCTCGGTGTTCACTACTGCCTCGGGGCGCCCCTCGCGCGCCTGGAGATGAGCGTCGCGCTTCACGCGCTCGCTCGGGCGTTTCCGGAGTTGCGGCTGGCCGACGAGGAAGCGCCACCGGCGTATGGAAAAGGATTCGTGATTCGGGGACTGACGAGGCTGGACGTGGTGGAAAGCTGA
- a CDS encoding metallophosphoesterase: MYDVIGDVHGCLPELLELLVKLGYRVKSNLDLVAPPGRRLVFVGDLVDRGPDIPGTLRLVMRGDAEGTLLTVLGNHDDKLRRTFDGENPKSTSGGRAVSLAQLEKEPKKFRREVRDYLAHLPSRLDLDTGRLIVVHAGLPPREVPDPRHYYIYGEKTGRKDEFGYEEREDWASRYTGSATVAYGHTPNLDPELKGTTINLDTGCVFGGRLTALRYPEMTFVSVPAKAKYADSRRFTAARKRAGLE, from the coding sequence GTGTACGACGTCATCGGCGACGTGCACGGCTGCTTGCCCGAACTGCTCGAACTGCTCGTCAAGCTCGGCTACCGCGTCAAATCCAACCTCGACCTCGTCGCGCCGCCGGGCCGCCGCCTCGTCTTCGTCGGCGACCTCGTAGACCGCGGCCCCGACATTCCCGGCACCTTGCGCCTCGTCATGCGGGGCGACGCCGAGGGAACCTTGCTCACGGTCCTCGGCAACCACGACGACAAGCTTCGGCGCACCTTCGACGGCGAAAACCCCAAGTCCACGTCGGGCGGCCGCGCCGTGAGCCTCGCGCAACTCGAAAAGGAACCGAAGAAGTTTCGGCGCGAAGTGCGCGATTACCTCGCGCACCTGCCGTCACGCCTCGACCTCGACACGGGCCGCCTGATCGTCGTGCACGCGGGCTTGCCGCCGCGCGAGGTGCCCGACCCGCGCCACTACTACATCTACGGAGAGAAGACGGGCCGCAAAGACGAGTTCGGTTACGAGGAACGCGAAGACTGGGCGTCGCGCTACACGGGAAGCGCCACCGTCGCGTACGGCCACACGCCGAACCTCGATCCGGAACTCAAGGGCACGACCATCAACCTCGACACGGGCTGCGTCTTCGGCGGTCGCCTCACTGCCCTGCGCTATCCCGAGATGACCTTCGTCTCGGTGCCTGCCAAGGCGAAGTACGCCGATTCGCGGCGCTTCACCGCCGCCCGAAAACGGGCGGGCTTGGAGTAG
- a CDS encoding polyprenyl synthetase family protein encodes MRPEIAALIDTLLPRQHSRPEIDLLYRMMRDYPSRGGKGLRSELLLMTGAAYDGDPEAAAWLAAAIELFQNWVLIHDDIEDDSEERRGKPALHRAHGLPLALNAGDALHVYMWDAVFRSHVEAARNEFLEMVHRTAEGQHVDLAWVAHHEWNLTDVDYLEMVRLKTSYYTVVSPLRLGMLTAGLEPHAAFTSAGLDLGAAFQIRDDVLNLVGDAATYGKEIAGDLLEGKRTLIVLEWLREARPRERGAFLDQMRRPRDGKDPDVIADALRSILASNAVTRAQHVADDLAARGLATLEGALSDAPNRASAERIVDLVRSLATREA; translated from the coding sequence GTGCGCCCCGAGATCGCCGCCCTCATCGACACCCTGCTTCCCAGGCAGCATTCGCGGCCTGAAATCGACTTGCTGTACCGCATGATGCGCGACTACCCCTCGCGCGGCGGCAAGGGACTGCGAAGCGAACTGCTCCTCATGACGGGCGCCGCGTACGACGGCGACCCCGAAGCGGCCGCGTGGCTCGCGGCGGCCATCGAACTCTTCCAAAACTGGGTCCTCATCCACGACGACATCGAGGACGACTCCGAGGAGCGTCGAGGCAAGCCCGCCTTGCACCGCGCGCACGGTCTGCCCCTCGCCCTCAACGCCGGGGACGCCTTGCACGTGTACATGTGGGACGCCGTGTTCCGCTCGCACGTCGAGGCCGCGCGAAACGAATTCCTGGAGATGGTGCACCGCACGGCCGAAGGTCAGCACGTCGACCTCGCGTGGGTCGCGCATCACGAGTGGAACCTCACGGACGTCGACTATCTGGAGATGGTGCGGCTCAAGACGTCGTACTACACGGTCGTGTCGCCGCTGCGACTCGGAATGCTGACGGCGGGCCTGGAGCCCCACGCGGCGTTCACGAGCGCCGGGCTCGACCTCGGCGCGGCCTTCCAGATTCGTGATGACGTCCTCAACCTCGTCGGGGACGCCGCGACGTACGGCAAGGAGATCGCCGGCGATCTCCTGGAGGGAAAGCGCACGCTCATCGTGCTGGAATGGCTTCGCGAAGCTCGTCCGCGTGAACGCGGCGCGTTCCTCGACCAGATGCGCCGACCCCGCGACGGCAAGGACCCGGACGTCATCGCCGACGCCCTGCGCTCCATCCTCGCGTCGAACGCCGTGACGCGCGCTCAACACGTCGCCGACGACCTCGCCGCGAGAGGACTCGCCACCCTCGAAGGCGCCCTGAGCGACGCGCCCAATCGTGCGAGCGCCGAGCGCATCGTCGACCTCGTCCGGTCGCTCGCCACGAGGGAGGCCTGA